The following nucleotide sequence is from Pseudomonadota bacterium.
GTCGTGCTTGAGGCGACAGGGGGTCTCGAGACGCGGCTTGCCGCGTCGCTGACGGCCGCCGGGGTACCGGTGGCAGTGGTCAATCCCCGTCAGGTGCGGGACTATGCCAAGGCCACGGGGCAGCTGGCCAAGACCGACCGCATCGATGCTTGGATGTTGGCGGATTTCGCCCGCACGATCCGTCCCGCGGTGCGCCCCATGAAGGAGATGTTCACGCGTGAGCTCGACGATCTCGTCACCCGCCGACGCCAGCTCGTGGAGATGCGGGTTCAAGAATCCCTCCGCCTGGGCCGTGCCTCGAAGCTGCAGCAGAAAAGCCTGAAGAGCCACATCGCCTGGTTGGACAAGCGCATCGAGGACCTCGATACGGATTTGAGGCGGCGCTTACGCGCAAGCCCCGCCTGGTGCGCGCGAGATGACCTCCTGCGCAGCATTCCAGGGGTGGGCGCCACCACTTCCGCGACGCTCCTCGCCAAACTACCCGAATTGGGTACGCTGGACCGCAAAGGCATCGCCGCGCTCGCCGGCCTTGCCCCGCTCGCCAACGACAGCGGCAAACAGCGGGGCAAGCGCGTCATCTGGGGTGGGCGTGCGGCGGTCCGCTGCGCACTGTACATGTCGACCGTCGCGGCTATCCGGTGCAATCCCGTCCTCCGCGCTTTCGCCGACCGCCTGAAGGCCGGAGGGAAACCCGCGAAGGTCGTGATCGTCGCCTGCATGCGCAAGCTCCTCAGCATCAT
It contains:
- a CDS encoding IS110 family transposase, with protein sequence MSENPEIFVGIDISKDTLDVGFQPSGQTVQIPHDEPGITEATRRLREAAPRLVVLEATGGLETRLAASLTAAGVPVAVVNPRQVRDYAKATGQLAKTDRIDAWMLADFARTIRPAVRPMKEMFTRELDDLVTRRRQLVEMRVQESLRLGRASKLQQKSLKSHIAWLDKRIEDLDTDLRRRLRASPAWCARDDLLRSIPGVGATTSATLLAKLPELGTLDRKGIAALAGLAPLANDSGKQRGKRVIWGGRAAVRCALYMSTVAAIRCNPVLRAFADRLKAGGKPAKVVIVACMRKLLSIMNAMVKSNSPWNPEVA